GCAGCGTCCAGTCATTGCCAATCCCGCTTGCTGCGTCAAAAGTCTTAAAGCTTGTGATAAAAAGGAAGAACAACGGAAGCAAAAAGAAGAAAATAAATATACCGAGGGTCGGAAGTAATAAAAGCATATAATCAAGCTTTTTTTTCTCCCTGAATAGCAGTTCCTGTTCCTGATACGCTGTTTCAGCCTGCATTGGATAGAGTCACCTCACTTTTTGGTAGCTAATAAATCCTCTGGATTCCATTTAATACATACATGTTTCCCCTCCTGAACCAGATCAGGATTTAATGCAACATTGGAAATATCAGCAATGAATTGTTTCTCCTTGTTAACTAAAATGTACCGGGTTTTCGCACCCAAAAACATTTTCCTTTCCACGCTAACCTGAAGACCATCACTATTTTTAATCGAAATTTGTATTTTTTCAGGCCTAATATAAAAGTCAATCACAGAATACTTCGGCTGGTGAACCGATAGAACTTGCTCATAGCCGTCCAATGACACTAAACATTGATTATCACTTAGTGCCTCGAGCACCTGACCTTGAATCTGGTTTACTTCGCCAATAAACCTAGAGACGAAATCAGTCTGAGGGTGGTTGTAAATGGCCACTGGAGTATCGACCTGTTCAATTCTGCCTTCATACATAACCGCTATTCTGTCTGAAATCGCAAGTGCCTCTTCCTGATCATGGGTTACAAAAATGGTGGTAATCCCAACCTTTTTTTGAATTTCTACGATTTCTTCACGCATTTCTTGACGGAGTTTGGCATCCAGATTGCTTAATGGTTCATCAAGAAGCAACACTTTCGGCTTGATCACAAGTGCTCTTGCTAGTGAAACACGCTGCTGCTGACCACCGGACAGCTCCTTTGGATAGCGTTTTTCATAGCCTGCCAGCCGGACCATCTCAAGTGCTTCTGTAACACGGGTATGAATCTCGCTTTTACTAACCTTGCGAAGCTTTAAACCATAGGCAACATTATCAAATACGGTCATGTGGGGAAAGAGAGCATAGTTTTGAAAAACCATGCCCATTTCTCTTTTATTAGGAGGAAGCAGGTGAACAGGCTTCCCATCCACCACGATTCTCCCGCCGTCTACATCTAGAAACCCAGCAATCATATTTAAGGTAGTTGTTTTTCCGCAGCCTGATGGCCCAAGGAAAGAAACAAGCTCTCCCTGCTTGATTTCAAGGTTCATCATTTTTACAACTTCTGTTTTATTAAAGGTTTTTACTACGTTTTCAAGGCATAAATAGCTCATCATTTCACCCCTTCATTAGTGGGTCACTTCAATTTCTTTATTTGCTCTCTCTGTCCATTCAGCTCTCTTTGTATTGACATACTCCCAATCTACTTTAACAAGTTTTGCAATTTCATCTTCACCGTAAACGATCTTCTTGGTAATATCCCCATCTAGTTTCACGTTTTTATTGACAGGACCGTCAAATAAGGCGTTTGCAAATTCCACTTGGGTATTTTCACTTAAAATAAAATTAACAAACTTTTGGGCCAGCTCTTCATTTGGAGCGCCTTTTACCACACTAACCGTTGCCATAAGTGCAGGGGCACCCTCCTCTGGTATCACATACTCAATTGGGAATCCTGTATCTTGCAGGGTGTACACGCGGCTGCTTCCCCACGCACTTGCAACTGTTTGTCCTTGTAAGAAGTAGTTAGAAACATCAGCGGTTTTATCAAATGTCACTGCGTTTTTAGCAATTTCCTTCATTTTTTCAAATCCAGGTTCAATATCCTGCGCGCTTCCGCCGTTTGCTATAGCTGACATGAGAAGCATATGCACTCCGTACGTATTGGCAATGGATGGCAGAACTAATTTATCTTTAAACTTAGGATCTGCTAAGTCATTCCAGGATTTAACCGGCTCCCAGCCATTTTGTTTAAAGGTATCTTTGTTATAAGCTAATCCCGTCGTAATAATCCCAAAACCAACTCCGATCTTGTCCTTATCTTTGGCAATATCATAGACATCTTTCAGGTTTGTCACAATACTCTCATCTAATGGTGCTAGTAAACCAAAAGCTTTTGCCTGAGCCTGCGGTCCATCATCCATAAAAGCGACATCGATTTGAGGCTTATCCTTTTGTGCCTGAAGTTTTGACAGTGTATCAACAGAACTTCCGGTAATATACTTCACTTTTACACCGTATTCCTTTTCAAACTTTGGAATAAGTGTCTCTTTCATTTTTTTTTCATAGCTTCCACCATAGGCAGCAAATACTAATGTTTTTCCTCCTTCACCTGCTGATTTTTCAGACGAATTGCCCGTTTGGCTGCTGCACGCAGAAATAATACCCAGAACAAGAATAATTAATAGAGCTAACGACACTTTTCTTTTTTTCATCATTACTCCTCCTCAAATATAGATATCTCTCATTGTGGCAATACTTTAGCTACTTGACTTTCCTCCCTTTCCTTTTAAATTATTTTAGTAATCATTGATGTAATTTTTTAAATTTTCAGATAAGCGCTTTCAAAAAAATATAATATTATAATCTTTTAAGTTATAATATTATACTTTTATACTTATCTAAAAATTAATTTCTGTATAGTAGGTAGTATTATCTTGATGGTCATAAAATTTTGAGTATTCAACGACCTCTCCCTGTTTGGTGTAGGTAAACCTTTCCCATTTAAAAACTGGAGTGCCTGGTTGAACCTGCAGCCTATCTGCTTTTTCATCTATTGCAATATATGGCTTAACAAATAACTTTGCCCTGCCTAATGAAATATGAAATTTTTTCCTCAAAATATTGTAAATAAGGTCATTATTAATGTCATCCGTTGTGAGGCTGGGGCATATTTCATATGGAAGATAGGTATATTCAAGAGTCACCGGAGCATCATTTTCAATCTTTAAACGCTTTATTTTAAAGACCTTTGTATTAGATTCTAAACTCAGTTTTTCCGCTATTTCTTTATCTGCATCCTCAAGAGAAAAACTAATTAATTCATGTGGGTGTTCTTCTTCATCTGTTGTTAAAGAAAAAATGGAGGTGATATCCTGTTCCTTGGTAGTGCCAGAGACAAATGTTCCTTTCCCTCGCTGCCTAAAGAGTAACCCTTTATTCACCAGTTCAATAACAGCCCGTTTGACCGTAATGGTACTCACATCAAACAGATCAGCTAATTCCTGTTCAGTTGGCAGCTGATAACCTATATCCCAGTGCTTGGATTTAATTTTTTCCTCTAATACCAGTTCCACTTGACGATAGAGAGGTACATGATTATGTTTATCTATTTTCATAAAATCACACCTAATTTATAATATTATAACTTTATAACCTTATAGTATATTTACTATTAATACATAATTTACCGTGATTTCCCTCCGTTGTCAATATTTTTTGAATATTTTGTACATTAAAAATTTTGATTATTAATTGTAAGAAACATTTAATTCATTTCATCGCCGGGGTGCCACTCAAATGTTCACGATGTTGAGTCGTGCGCGTCTGCCAATTCCGCCACACATGTTGTAACTAAAGAGTTTTTCACCTTTTTTGTCAATGCTAATTATGTAAATGTCCACACGATGTTGGTGGCGAGTTGATTTTGCCACCATCCGAATCCCAAATATTTTAAGGGTTTAAATAGACCTTAATTAACAAAAAATGTATTTTAGTTTGTTAGCCCTTTAATGAATTTAAAACCTAAAAATTTTTCTTAGAAATAACGCGATAAAGCTTCCAGAAATGACAAAGCCTAGAACCTGTTGTAATACTACTACAAGCCTTGTAACACTATTCATAGGAGAGATATCGCCATACACACTTGTTAGCATTGTCGTGCTATTAAAATAAAAAGTTGAAACAATTTTGTTAAATGTACCTAACTCAGAATCCAAACCTTTATATTCTAGAGGTCTCCATTTAAAGGGGAAATTGATAAATAAAAAGACTATTTGCAATATTATATAAATATACCAAAGTCGTTCTGGTTTTTCACCAAATCCGGTACACATATCGGAAGCGCTTAACTAAAAACGCTTCCACTTGTTCTTTGTTTGTAACTTAATTCCTTGGTTAAATAAATATATTAATCGACTCATTTGTGTAAAATTTCCCGTATTCCTACAAACTGATATACTTCCTAAGAACATATCATTATAAAATTGATCATAGTTGTAATCCCTCTGATTAGGAAGATTATGATAGTAAGCATAAACACGATCTAAAAGGATAAAAATTTACGCGGTAATTCAGTTTTTAAAAGTTCAAATTCTCTCTCATAAATTTCATATAGCTCCATAAGAAAATGCAACTCTCGCTCTGCTATACCTAAGTCTAAGTCTTTATAATAAGTGTCCTTTTTATATCCCAAGGGTGCCTTATTACTGTTGGTCCATTTTCCCTGTTCTGCAGCTGCTAATCGACCTCGACTTAAACGTTTTTTTATTTGCTTATATTCAAAATTTGCTAGCATTGCCTGGAATGAATATAACATTTCATTACTTTCTTAAGTGAGATCAATTGCTCCTTGTGGTGTCAAAATTTTAATATCATTTGCTATTAACATTGTTTTAATTTGTTCTGCATAAGCATTGTCACGGGATATTACCACCGGTCTATCCCATTACTAGTTTCAAACAGAAAATACGCGGTTTCATTCAAGTCTTTTTTATTTATAAGCCGCTTCATTAATTAAAATGTCTAGCGTAACCATTTGAAAACCCTTATTTTTAAGTCCTTCTATGATCAAAGGCAATGCCTTTTCAGTTTCGGTTTTATCTTCATCAGAATGCATTAAAATAATATCTCCATTTCGGACATTATTAAGGACATTATCTTTAATATGAGCACTTTCCTTTTGAGACCAATCAAGAGTGTCTATGGACCATAGGACGATTTTCAAATTATTTTCTTGTGCAGATGAAAGGACAAAATTATTTGTTGCTCCATATGGAGGCCTAAACATTGCTGGACTTTTCCCAATAACATCTTGAATCGCATCGTTTGTCATTACAAGATCTCTTGTTATATCATCCTTACCACGCTTACTAAGGTCATTATGATAATAACTGTGGCTTAATACTAAATTGCCATCGTCATATGCCGTTTTAACGATTTCTGGATAAAGACGAACCTTCTCACCGACAAAAAAGAAATTACCTTTTACGTTATATCGAGCTAATATATTCAATATTGCAGGTGTCACCGTTTTATCTGGTCCATCATCAAAAGTAAGGGCCACTTTTTTCTGGTTAGATCCATTTAAAAATATGTTCTTAGGGTAACTTTTAGCCAAAGCAAGCATTTCTGCACGTGACTTCAACATATTCGTCCATGCTTTTTCTGACAAATTATTGGATGTTCCTTTGATTTCTAAAATATAGTCCTTATTAATGTTTGATGTATCGTCAATTTTTTCAGTAAGGAATACCGAGGTATGATCTACTCTGCCTGATTTATTAGGGATAATAAATTTTAGCTCCATTTCTTCATTCAGTTTATACACATAAATAGATTCGTCATTTACGCTCCTTGTATCGGTCGGTTCTCCAAGTGCTGCACTAATTTCATCATAGGTTAATGACTGTAGTTTGTCATCGTATGAACGAATATCAAAGATTTCCCCGTTTTCATAAAAACCAAATGTAATACCCCGTTGTTCATACGTTACATAAAAATTCTCGTTATACTTATCTTTATAATCAGGATTGCCCCAATTTTCATAAATTCTTTGGATGTTAGTTTTCAATGTAAATTCGGAATTAAGACCTTTTCCATTCAAAGCTAAATCTCTTATTTGTTTTGGAAAAGATTCTGATGGTTTACTTTCATCCTTTGTTGGAGGGTCAGATATTATATCTTCTTGATGGTTGGGTTCTTCATTACTTTTAGATGAACTGGTATCAGGACCTGGGCTGCAAGAAACAAGAATTATGAAATAAAAAAATACAAGAATCCATAAATATCTTTTCAAAAAAAACCATCCTCTCCTACTAAAAATCACTGATGTCCTCAAAATTACAAGTCTTTTGAAGCGTCGACACTAAATTTTTTTATTAAAGTAATAGCTATTTTCTTTTCTTCGTTTGTAAGTCCATGCATAGCTCTATCGATTGCTTTACTGTGTATAGGGAAAATATTATCAATCAACTCTGTACCTTTTTTCGTAATATGTGCATAATTTACACCTTTTGATGGAACACGATTAATGTATCCTTTTTTTTCTAATTGATTAATGTAAACCATTATGTCTCTACTAGTTATCAGAATTTCCTTACCAATTTCCTCAATTCGCACCTTTTTCTTATGATAAAACAATTCCAATATAGAAAACTCGGTACCAGATAAATCATATCCTCTTATTTCTTTTGCAGAACATTCCAAAAGAGCTTTATAGTCTTTGGATATAAACTCGTACAATTGTAGAGATAAATAGTGTTCATATGGAAGTTTCTCAGCTTTCATTTATTCCCCTCGTAATTTCAAAGTTTAGATTTTTCGATTTAACTAACCCTTTCGGTGAAGATGACCAATAGTGAATACCTAGTATATACGAGCCAGGGTTTAACCCTCTAACACCAGTTCATTCCTTTCATTCATCGCTTCACTCATAAAAATTCCTATTAAAATCAATAAAACTCCTAGTATACGTATCCACGTAATTTCTTCTTTTAAAATGATTAGAGCAAAAAATATCGTAGCCGGAAGTTCAATGGAACCTAATATTCCTGCCATTCGTCCCCCTATCCGTGGTATGGAGATTAACATAAATAATAAAGGGATAACTTGACCAATCAACGCCATCAAAATTCCCCACCAAAGAAATCCATCTTTAAATAGTACCCCAGAAGTGAGATACGTTGGGGGATAAAGGATGTGTATCACCACTGCTGATATGGTTATCGTGATTGCAGATCGAAAAGCA
This genomic stretch from Neobacillus niacini harbors:
- a CDS encoding ion channel, whose translation is MCTGFGEKPERLWYIYIILQIVFLFINFPFKWRPLEYKGLDSELGTFNKIVSTFYFNSTTMLTSVYGDISPMNSVTRLVVVLQQVLGFVISGSFIALFLRKIFRF
- a CDS encoding polysaccharide deacetylase family protein; the protein is MKRYLWILVFFYFIILVSCSPGPDTSSSKSNEEPNHQEDIISDPPTKDESKPSESFPKQIRDLALNGKGLNSEFTLKTNIQRIYENWGNPDYKDKYNENFYVTYEQRGITFGFYENGEIFDIRSYDDKLQSLTYDEISAALGEPTDTRSVNDESIYVYKLNEEMELKFIIPNKSGRVDHTSVFLTEKIDDTSNINKDYILEIKGTSNNLSEKAWTNMLKSRAEMLALAKSYPKNIFLNGSNQKKVALTFDDGPDKTVTPAILNILARYNVKGNFFFVGEKVRLYPEIVKTAYDDGNLVLSHSYYHNDLSKRGKDDITRDLVMTNDAIQDVIGKSPAMFRPPYGATNNFVLSSAQENNLKIVLWSIDTLDWSQKESAHIKDNVLNNVRNGDIILMHSDEDKTETEKALPLIIEGLKNKGFQMVTLDILINEAAYK
- a CDS encoding MarR family winged helix-turn-helix transcriptional regulator: MKAEKLPYEHYLSLQLYEFISKDYKALLECSAKEIRGYDLSGTEFSILELFYHKKKVRIEEIGKEILITSRDIMVYINQLEKKGYINRVPSKGVNYAHITKKGTELIDNIFPIHSKAIDRAMHGLTNEEKKIAITLIKKFSVDASKDL
- a CDS encoding GntR family transcriptional regulator produces the protein MKIDKHNHVPLYRQVELVLEEKIKSKHWDIGYQLPTEQELADLFDVSTITVKRAVIELVNKGLLFRQRGKGTFVSGTTKEQDITSIFSLTTDEEEHPHELISFSLEDADKEIAEKLSLESNTKVFKIKRLKIENDAPVTLEYTYLPYEICPSLTTDDINNDLIYNILRKKFHISLGRAKLFVKPYIAIDEKADRLQVQPGTPVFKWERFTYTKQGEVVEYSKFYDHQDNTTYYTEINF
- a CDS encoding ABC transporter ATP-binding protein; the encoded protein is MSYLCLENVVKTFNKTEVVKMMNLEIKQGELVSFLGPSGCGKTTTLNMIAGFLDVDGGRIVVDGKPVHLLPPNKREMGMVFQNYALFPHMTVFDNVAYGLKLRKVSKSEIHTRVTEALEMVRLAGYEKRYPKELSGGQQQRVSLARALVIKPKVLLLDEPLSNLDAKLRQEMREEIVEIQKKVGITTIFVTHDQEEALAISDRIAVMYEGRIEQVDTPVAIYNHPQTDFVSRFIGEVNQIQGQVLEALSDNQCLVSLDGYEQVLSVHQPKYSVIDFYIRPEKIQISIKNSDGLQVSVERKMFLGAKTRYILVNKEKQFIADISNVALNPDLVQEGKHVCIKWNPEDLLATKK
- a CDS encoding ABC transporter substrate-binding protein; its protein translation is MKKRKVSLALLIILVLGIISACSSQTGNSSEKSAGEGGKTLVFAAYGGSYEKKMKETLIPKFEKEYGVKVKYITGSSVDTLSKLQAQKDKPQIDVAFMDDGPQAQAKAFGLLAPLDESIVTNLKDVYDIAKDKDKIGVGFGIITTGLAYNKDTFKQNGWEPVKSWNDLADPKFKDKLVLPSIANTYGVHMLLMSAIANGGSAQDIEPGFEKMKEIAKNAVTFDKTADVSNYFLQGQTVASAWGSSRVYTLQDTGFPIEYVIPEEGAPALMATVSVVKGAPNEELAQKFVNFILSENTQVEFANALFDGPVNKNVKLDGDITKKIVYGEDEIAKLVKVDWEYVNTKRAEWTERANKEIEVTH